A section of the Kribbella sp. HUAS MG21 genome encodes:
- a CDS encoding PIG-L family deacetylase: protein MLPFQLGLIDGPVHLVALGAHPDDIEIGCGGTLLKLAESVPELTAEFVIATGTPLRLEEARRAAELFLPDCEVTVTSAELPDGRLPAHWDRTKELLEATARGSRRPDLVLAPSRTDAHQDHRLIAELAPTVWRNHLVLHYEIPKWDGDFARPWLYVELTEEQLRDKIALLHKAYPSQVPHDWFDEEVFAGLARLRGMECRAPYAEAFTTAKATLTW from the coding sequence ATGCTCCCGTTCCAGCTCGGCCTGATCGACGGGCCGGTCCACCTGGTCGCCCTCGGCGCGCACCCGGACGACATCGAGATCGGCTGCGGCGGCACGCTGCTGAAGCTCGCCGAGTCGGTGCCGGAGCTGACCGCCGAGTTCGTGATCGCGACCGGTACGCCGCTGCGCCTGGAGGAGGCCCGCCGCGCGGCCGAGCTGTTCCTGCCCGACTGCGAGGTCACCGTGACGTCGGCCGAGCTGCCCGACGGCCGGCTGCCGGCGCACTGGGACCGGACCAAGGAGTTGCTGGAGGCAACGGCCCGGGGGAGCCGCCGCCCGGATCTGGTGCTCGCCCCGAGCCGCACCGACGCGCACCAGGACCACCGGCTGATCGCCGAGCTGGCGCCGACGGTGTGGCGCAACCACCTGGTGCTGCACTACGAGATCCCCAAGTGGGACGGCGACTTCGCCCGGCCGTGGCTGTACGTCGAGCTCACCGAGGAGCAGCTGCGCGACAAGATCGCGCTGCTGCACAAGGCGTACCCGTCCCAGGTCCCGCACGACTGGTTCGACGAAGAGGTGTTCGCCGGGCTGGCCAGGTTGCGGGGCATGGAGTGCCGGGCGCCGTACGCCGAGGCCTTCACCACGGCCAAAGCCACGCTGACATGGTGA
- a CDS encoding class I SAM-dependent methyltransferase codes for MADPTCRLCGEPLTTTFVDLGMSPPCESYLRADQLDSGETFYPLHVRICDNCLLVQLPAYVAADDVFSDYLYFSSYSTSWVEHARRFVVDMQERLDLGAESLIVEAASNDGYLLQHATALGIPVLGIEPAANIAKIANEKGIRTESYFLGEATGTDAAARHGQADLVVGNNVFAHVPDIVDFAKGLRALVKDDGLVSLEFPHLLRLIENRQYDTIYHEHYSYLTLKTAALALQKAGLTVVDVQELQSHGGSLRVFSTPTESAGEPTELVGKVLQDEQDAGLHTVEGHLGFADEVFTIKSDLLEFLVQARRDGKFVAGYGAPGKGNTLLNHCGIREDLLPYTVDRSPHKHGMFLPGTHIPIFAPERLAETRPDYIVILPWNLRAEIVHQLGYAREWGAKFVVPIPRLEVI; via the coding sequence ATGGCCGACCCGACCTGCCGCCTCTGCGGCGAACCGCTGACCACGACGTTCGTCGACCTCGGCATGTCGCCGCCGTGCGAGAGCTACCTGCGGGCCGACCAGCTCGACAGCGGTGAGACGTTCTACCCGCTGCACGTCCGGATCTGCGACAACTGCCTGCTCGTCCAGTTGCCGGCGTACGTCGCCGCGGACGACGTGTTCTCCGACTACCTGTACTTCTCGTCGTACTCGACCAGCTGGGTCGAGCACGCGCGCCGGTTCGTCGTCGACATGCAGGAGCGGCTCGACCTCGGCGCCGAGAGCCTGATCGTCGAGGCCGCGAGCAACGACGGCTACCTGCTGCAGCACGCAACGGCGCTCGGCATCCCGGTGCTCGGCATCGAGCCGGCCGCGAACATCGCGAAGATCGCCAACGAGAAGGGCATCCGCACCGAGAGCTACTTCCTCGGCGAGGCGACCGGCACCGACGCCGCCGCCCGGCACGGCCAGGCGGACCTGGTCGTCGGCAACAACGTGTTCGCGCACGTCCCGGACATCGTCGACTTCGCCAAGGGCCTGCGGGCGCTGGTGAAGGACGACGGCCTGGTGTCGCTGGAGTTCCCGCACCTGCTCCGCCTGATCGAGAACCGCCAGTACGACACGATCTACCACGAGCACTACTCGTACCTGACGCTCAAGACGGCCGCGCTCGCGCTGCAGAAGGCCGGGCTGACCGTGGTGGACGTCCAGGAGTTGCAGAGCCACGGCGGATCGCTGCGCGTGTTCTCCACGCCGACCGAGTCCGCGGGCGAGCCCACGGAGCTGGTCGGCAAGGTGCTGCAGGACGAGCAGGACGCCGGCCTGCACACCGTCGAGGGCCACCTGGGTTTCGCCGACGAGGTGTTCACGATCAAGTCCGACCTGCTGGAGTTCCTCGTCCAGGCCCGCCGCGACGGCAAGTTCGTCGCCGGGTACGGCGCGCCCGGCAAGGGCAACACGCTGCTCAACCACTGCGGCATCCGCGAGGACCTGCTGCCGTACACGGTCGACCGCAGCCCGCACAAGCACGGGATGTTCCTGCCCGGGACGCACATCCCGATCTTCGCCCCGGAGCGCCTGGCCGAGACGCGCCCCGACTACATCGTGATCCTGCCGTGGAACCTGCGCGCGGAGATCGTCCACCAGCTCGGCTACGCACGGGAATGGGGCGCGAAGTTCGTCGTACCCATCCCGCGTCTCGAAGTGATCTGA
- a CDS encoding phosphotransferase, producing MREAIGELDGLIDTGAALASWEESLAAPYDGRDAWVHSDLTPSNMLVSAEGRLTAVLDFETCGVGDPACSPCGTYCPRMSATSSERSWTWTMRRGSADAGACCRRP from the coding sequence ATGCGAGAGGCCATCGGCGAGCTGGACGGCCTGATCGACACCGGCGCCGCGTTGGCGTCGTGGGAGGAGTCACTAGCGGCGCCGTACGACGGGCGCGACGCATGGGTGCACTCGGACCTGACGCCGAGCAACATGCTCGTGTCGGCGGAGGGCCGGCTGACTGCGGTGCTCGACTTCGAGACATGCGGTGTCGGCGATCCGGCGTGCTCCCCGTGTGGCACCTACTGCCCGCGAATGTCCGCGACGAGTTCCGAGCGGAGCTGGACGTGGACGATGCGACGTGGCTCCGCGGACGCGGGCGCGTGTTGTCGCAGGCCCTGA
- a CDS encoding class I SAM-dependent methyltransferase: MTSKAEVSFECRGCAGTNAVPVVDLGPQPCADYFPAADAPGPDPRWPLALWLCRECTLVQLGPVEAQLAEEPLAVESATSIAHAEQSVKEILAEHPELHHGAVFEFGSPHGGSWLDHLTAAGCRVAGDGERAELVIDVHGIVHEPRYGEMLKLRAERLAPGGLLVMEFHHLLPLFIGNQFDTIRHGHWVYVSLRALRNLAARHGLAVESVRQVDMYGGSLMVMLRHTADAKPDASVDVVLEDEDAAGIADEVQLGSLQEAAWHAAGALHDELTRHKAAGRTVLGYGAPSKAPVLLDLSKVTTDLLPFTVDLAPGKHGRRIPGGCLVPIRPVEELRAARPDVVLVLTWDIADEIITQLEADGGWGTTYLVPLPEPHERGR, encoded by the coding sequence TTGACTTCAAAGGCGGAAGTGAGCTTCGAGTGTCGTGGGTGCGCCGGGACGAACGCCGTACCGGTCGTGGATCTCGGTCCGCAGCCGTGCGCCGACTACTTCCCGGCCGCGGACGCGCCCGGCCCCGATCCGCGGTGGCCGCTCGCGCTGTGGCTGTGCCGGGAGTGCACGCTGGTGCAGCTCGGTCCGGTCGAGGCGCAGCTGGCCGAGGAGCCGCTGGCCGTCGAGTCCGCGACGAGCATCGCGCACGCGGAGCAGTCGGTGAAGGAGATCCTGGCCGAGCACCCCGAGCTGCACCACGGCGCCGTCTTCGAGTTCGGCAGCCCGCACGGGGGCTCCTGGCTGGATCACCTCACCGCCGCGGGCTGCCGGGTCGCGGGCGACGGCGAGCGGGCCGAGCTGGTGATCGACGTCCACGGGATCGTGCACGAGCCGCGGTACGGCGAGATGCTGAAGCTGCGGGCGGAGCGGCTCGCGCCGGGCGGGCTGCTGGTGATGGAGTTCCACCACCTGCTGCCGTTGTTCATCGGGAACCAGTTCGACACGATCCGCCACGGGCACTGGGTGTACGTCTCGCTGCGCGCACTGCGGAACCTCGCCGCGCGGCACGGCCTCGCGGTCGAGTCGGTCCGGCAGGTCGACATGTACGGCGGCAGCCTGATGGTGATGCTGCGGCACACTGCGGACGCGAAGCCGGACGCCTCGGTGGACGTCGTACTGGAGGACGAGGACGCGGCGGGCATCGCGGACGAGGTCCAGCTCGGCAGCCTGCAGGAGGCGGCGTGGCACGCCGCGGGCGCGCTGCACGACGAGCTGACCCGGCACAAGGCCGCCGGCCGCACGGTGCTCGGGTACGGCGCACCGTCGAAGGCGCCTGTGCTGCTCGACCTGAGCAAGGTGACGACCGACCTGCTGCCGTTCACTGTCGACCTCGCGCCGGGCAAGCACGGCCGCCGGATCCCCGGTGGCTGCCTGGTCCCGATCCGACCGGTCGAGGAGCTCAGGGCCGCCCGGCCGGACGTCGTCCTCGTCCTCACCTGGGACATCGCCGACGAGATCATCACCCAGCTGGAGGCCGACGGCGGCTGGGGTACGACGTACCTCGTCCCGCTGCCCGAACCGCACGAGAGGGGGCGCTGA
- a CDS encoding polysaccharide pyruvyl transferase family protein has product MADHPPRVGLFGRLGSGNIGNDATLEAVLAYLKAERPDAVLDSLCSGPERVTARYGLPAAQLNWLHGPQRPVRSRLLRVGVTATRIGLGVLIDSWRIPAWVRRHDVVIVPGMGVLESSLPQRPWELPYSQFLMSLAGKVFGTKVAFVGSGATVVRQRLTGWLLAKSAKLASYRSFRDQVSLDAARRMGMAGADDQVYPDLVFALPSPPGRSRATGAVGVGVMAYSGAPEERDRAEEIQAEYTSKLSEFVRRLLADGHHVRLLIGDEDDEPVALEILAAARQTWSRPGEPPVVYESFSSVDELMEQLGTVESVIGTRYHTVQVALKLGKPTVAICYGDKHVALMELMGVGDRIQQIRDLDVDLLERQLTALWTDRDEITRTLAERNQINRERLEAQFAELTAVLFETETPRSR; this is encoded by the coding sequence GTGGCGGATCACCCGCCGCGGGTCGGCCTGTTCGGACGGCTCGGTTCCGGCAACATCGGCAATGACGCGACCCTCGAGGCCGTGCTCGCCTACCTGAAGGCGGAGCGGCCCGATGCGGTGCTGGACAGCCTGTGTTCCGGACCGGAGCGGGTGACCGCGCGCTACGGTCTTCCGGCCGCTCAGCTCAATTGGCTGCACGGACCGCAGCGTCCCGTGCGATCGCGCTTGCTGCGCGTCGGCGTGACAGCCACGCGGATCGGGCTCGGCGTACTGATCGACTCCTGGCGGATTCCTGCCTGGGTGCGACGTCATGACGTGGTGATCGTTCCGGGAATGGGTGTCCTGGAGTCGAGTCTGCCGCAGCGGCCCTGGGAGCTGCCGTACTCGCAGTTCCTGATGTCGCTGGCCGGCAAGGTGTTCGGGACCAAGGTCGCGTTCGTCGGTTCGGGGGCGACGGTCGTCCGGCAACGCCTGACCGGCTGGCTGCTGGCGAAATCGGCCAAGCTCGCGTCCTACCGCTCCTTCCGCGACCAGGTGTCCCTGGACGCGGCCCGCCGGATGGGGATGGCCGGCGCCGACGATCAGGTCTATCCCGACCTCGTCTTCGCCCTGCCGTCGCCGCCCGGTAGGTCGCGAGCGACCGGTGCCGTCGGAGTCGGAGTGATGGCGTACTCCGGTGCGCCGGAGGAGCGGGACCGGGCCGAAGAGATCCAGGCGGAGTACACGAGTAAGCTGAGCGAATTCGTCCGCCGGTTGCTCGCCGACGGCCACCACGTCCGGCTGCTCATCGGTGACGAGGACGACGAGCCGGTCGCCCTCGAGATCCTCGCTGCGGCGCGGCAGACCTGGTCCCGGCCGGGCGAGCCACCGGTGGTGTACGAGTCGTTCTCGTCCGTCGACGAACTGATGGAGCAGCTCGGCACGGTCGAATCGGTGATCGGTACGCGGTACCACACCGTGCAGGTGGCACTGAAACTCGGCAAGCCCACGGTGGCGATCTGCTACGGCGACAAGCACGTCGCACTGATGGAGCTGATGGGTGTCGGCGACCGGATCCAGCAGATCCGCGACCTCGACGTCGATCTGCTCGAGCGGCAGCTCACCGCGCTCTGGACCGACCGCGACGAGATCACCCGGACGCTGGCCGAACGGAACCAGATCAACCGGGAGCGGCTCGAAGCACAGTTCGCCGAGCTGACCGCCGTACTCTTCGAGACCGAAACGCCGAGAAGCCGATGA
- a CDS encoding dTDP-4-dehydrorhamnose 3,5-epimerase family protein — translation MEVIEVAGIAGALLFRPAPHRDERGFFSRTYDRDVIAKAGLDPDAFVQDSISRSRRGVVRGMHTRSGKGEAKLVRCSYGAVFDVVVDLRPDSPTYRNRETFDLTGDNQVTVYVPAGCAHGFQALTEPADVSYRIDRAHDPSEDVAIRFDDPDLDIPWPLPVTLMSERDKAAASLALATARLT, via the coding sequence ATGGAGGTCATCGAGGTCGCGGGGATCGCCGGAGCACTGCTGTTCCGGCCGGCCCCGCACCGGGACGAGCGCGGGTTCTTCTCGCGCACCTACGACCGGGACGTGATCGCGAAGGCCGGGCTCGACCCGGACGCGTTCGTCCAGGACAGCATCTCGCGGTCGCGGCGCGGCGTCGTCCGCGGCATGCACACCCGGTCCGGGAAGGGCGAGGCCAAGCTGGTGCGTTGCTCGTACGGCGCGGTGTTCGACGTCGTCGTCGACCTCCGCCCGGACTCGCCGACGTACCGGAACCGGGAGACGTTCGACCTGACCGGCGACAACCAGGTGACCGTGTACGTGCCGGCCGGCTGCGCGCACGGGTTCCAGGCGCTCACCGAGCCCGCCGACGTCTCGTACCGCATCGATCGCGCGCACGACCCGTCCGAGGACGTGGCGATCCGGTTCGACGACCCGGACCTGGACATCCCCTGGCCGCTGCCGGTGACGCTGATGTCCGAGCGGGACAAGGCGGCGGCCTCGCTCGCGCTGGCCACTGCGAGGCTGACATGA
- a CDS encoding SDR family oxidoreductase, with translation MRVLVTGDRGYIGAVMVPFLRAAGHQVDGLDTGLYEGCDLLGGPEPVGERVPRDMRDVTARELEGYDAVVCLAALSNDPLGNLDKAATYSVNLDGTLNVARAAKDAGVERFLFASSCSLYGAAGSEAVAEDAEMFPVTPYGETKALAEQELSKLADDNFSPTYLRNATAYGASTRLRLDIVVNNLTAIALTSGQVRLESDGTPWRPLVHIEDISRVFLEVLESPRATIHDEAFNVGRSEDVVQVRDIAEMVRDAVPGSTLSIADGAGPDLRNYKVDFGKLNDTFPGLRLQWSVRKGVDELYDAYQRHGLTLDDFNSAQFVRLRRIQQLLSAGLVDGQLRRQTDAQFPGPKEMQ, from the coding sequence ATGAGGGTTCTGGTCACCGGGGATCGGGGTTACATCGGGGCGGTGATGGTGCCGTTCCTGCGGGCTGCCGGGCATCAGGTGGACGGGCTGGACACCGGGCTGTACGAGGGCTGCGACCTGCTCGGCGGGCCGGAGCCCGTCGGGGAGCGGGTGCCGCGGGACATGCGGGACGTCACCGCGCGTGAGCTCGAGGGGTACGACGCGGTGGTCTGCCTGGCCGCGCTGTCGAACGACCCGCTCGGCAACCTCGACAAGGCCGCGACGTACTCCGTGAACCTGGACGGCACGCTGAACGTCGCCCGGGCCGCCAAGGACGCCGGCGTCGAGCGGTTCCTGTTCGCGTCGTCCTGCAGCCTGTACGGCGCCGCGGGATCGGAGGCGGTCGCCGAGGACGCCGAGATGTTCCCGGTCACGCCGTACGGCGAGACCAAGGCGCTCGCCGAGCAGGAGCTGTCGAAGCTCGCCGACGACAACTTCAGCCCGACATACCTGCGGAACGCGACCGCGTACGGCGCCTCGACCCGGCTGCGGCTCGACATCGTCGTCAACAACCTGACGGCGATCGCGCTGACCTCCGGACAGGTGCGGCTGGAGAGCGACGGCACCCCGTGGCGGCCGCTCGTACACATCGAGGACATCAGCCGGGTGTTCCTGGAGGTCCTGGAGTCGCCGCGCGCGACGATCCACGACGAGGCGTTCAACGTCGGCCGCTCCGAGGACGTCGTCCAGGTCCGCGACATCGCCGAGATGGTCCGCGACGCCGTACCGGGGTCGACGCTGTCGATCGCCGACGGCGCCGGACCGGACCTGCGCAACTACAAGGTCGACTTCGGCAAGCTGAACGACACGTTCCCGGGCCTGCGGCTGCAGTGGTCGGTCCGCAAGGGCGTCGACGAGCTGTACGACGCCTACCAGCGGCACGGCCTGACGCTCGACGACTTCAACTCGGCCCAGTTCGTCCGGCTGCGCCGCATCCAGCAACTGCTGTCGGCCGGTCTGGTCGACGGCCAGCTGCGCCGGCAGACCGACGCGCAGTTCCCCGGCCCGAAGGAGATGCAGTGA
- a CDS encoding glucose-1-phosphate cytidylyltransferase — MKVVIFCGGYGLRMRSGVDSAPKPMMTIGDRPVLWHVMRYYAHFGHTEFILCLGFGGSAVKEYFLRYEETVSNDFVMTKGGQRIELLDSDISEWKITFVDTGIDTSIGERLRRVRPYLEDDDAFLANYGDVLTDAPMDKIVDHVMTSDITASLLAVPPQASFHVVEFGADSRITGLRSAADLNVWINGGYFVIKKDIFDVLHEDEDLVGDAFPRLAAMSKLEAIPHHGFWAPMDTLKERSQLEELYRSGKKPWALWSHENRGPHGRVLDKGPTVVAI, encoded by the coding sequence ATGAAGGTCGTGATCTTCTGCGGGGGCTACGGGCTGCGGATGCGCAGCGGTGTGGACTCCGCGCCGAAACCGATGATGACGATCGGCGACCGGCCGGTCCTGTGGCACGTGATGCGGTACTACGCGCACTTCGGCCACACCGAGTTCATCCTCTGCCTGGGCTTCGGGGGGTCCGCGGTCAAGGAGTACTTCCTGCGCTACGAGGAGACGGTCTCCAACGACTTCGTGATGACGAAGGGCGGGCAGCGGATCGAGCTGCTCGACTCCGACATCAGCGAGTGGAAGATCACCTTCGTCGACACCGGCATCGACACCAGCATCGGTGAGCGGCTGCGCCGGGTCCGGCCGTACCTCGAGGACGACGACGCGTTCCTGGCGAACTACGGCGACGTGCTCACCGACGCGCCGATGGACAAGATCGTCGACCACGTGATGACCAGCGACATCACCGCCAGCCTGCTCGCGGTCCCGCCGCAGGCGTCGTTCCACGTCGTCGAGTTCGGCGCCGACTCCCGGATCACCGGGCTGCGCTCGGCGGCCGACCTGAACGTCTGGATCAACGGCGGGTACTTCGTGATCAAGAAGGACATCTTCGACGTCCTGCACGAGGACGAGGACCTGGTCGGCGACGCGTTCCCGCGGCTGGCCGCGATGAGCAAGCTGGAGGCGATCCCGCACCACGGGTTCTGGGCGCCGATGGACACGCTCAAGGAGCGCAGTCAACTGGAGGAGCTGTACCGGTCCGGCAAGAAGCCGTGGGCGCTGTGGAGCCACGAGAACCGCGGACCGCACGGCCGGGTGCTGGACAAGGGCCCGACCGTGGTGGCGATCTGA
- a CDS encoding glutamate-1-semialdehyde 2,1-aminomutase — translation MNFEKSVVANKRLHDLIPGGAHTYAKGEDQFPEDMAPVIDRGDGAHVWDVDGNEYVEYGSGLRSVSLGHRHPKVLEAVRRELDRGSNFVRPSILELEAAERFLATVPTAEMVKFAKNGSDATTAAVKLARAVTGRPLVALCTDHAFFSIDDWFITRTPMAAGIPAEIGELTVGFPYGDLAATEALFQQHDGRIACLILEAVTQQEPPAGYLEGLRDLAHRYGALLIFDEMITGFRLSEAGAQGLYGVTPDLSTFGKALGNGFAVSALAGKREYLERGGLRNADERVFLLSTTHGAETHALAAAVAVMDVYAEEDIAARLHERGERLTRGVREVAAAAGVQDHVVVRGRPSNLVFATLDEDLRPSQPYRTLFLRELILGGVIGPSFVVSSALTDADIDHTVEVVARACRVYRQALDSGNVEAFLGGRPVKPVFRRFV, via the coding sequence ATGAACTTCGAGAAATCCGTCGTCGCCAACAAGCGGCTGCACGACCTGATCCCCGGCGGTGCGCACACCTACGCCAAGGGCGAGGACCAGTTCCCCGAGGACATGGCCCCGGTGATCGACCGCGGTGACGGCGCGCACGTCTGGGACGTCGACGGCAACGAGTACGTCGAGTACGGCTCCGGCCTGCGCTCGGTGAGTCTCGGGCACCGGCACCCGAAGGTGCTCGAGGCGGTCCGCCGCGAGCTCGACCGCGGCAGCAACTTCGTCCGGCCGAGCATCCTCGAGCTCGAGGCCGCCGAGCGCTTCCTCGCCACGGTGCCGACGGCCGAGATGGTGAAGTTCGCGAAGAACGGGTCCGACGCGACCACGGCCGCCGTCAAGCTGGCCCGCGCCGTCACCGGCCGGCCGTTGGTTGCCCTGTGCACCGATCACGCGTTCTTCTCGATCGACGACTGGTTCATCACCCGGACCCCGATGGCGGCCGGCATCCCTGCGGAGATCGGCGAGCTCACCGTCGGCTTCCCGTACGGCGACCTGGCCGCGACCGAGGCATTGTTCCAGCAGCACGACGGCCGGATCGCCTGCCTGATCCTGGAGGCGGTGACCCAGCAGGAGCCGCCCGCCGGCTACCTCGAAGGCCTGCGCGACCTCGCGCACCGCTACGGCGCGCTGCTGATCTTCGACGAGATGATCACCGGATTCCGGCTCTCCGAAGCCGGCGCCCAGGGCCTGTACGGCGTGACGCCCGACCTCTCGACCTTCGGCAAGGCGCTCGGCAACGGGTTCGCGGTGTCAGCCCTGGCCGGCAAGCGCGAGTACCTGGAGCGCGGCGGGTTGCGGAACGCCGACGAGCGGGTCTTCCTGCTGTCGACGACCCACGGCGCCGAGACGCACGCGCTGGCGGCCGCGGTCGCGGTGATGGACGTGTACGCCGAGGAAGACATCGCCGCGCGGCTGCACGAGCGGGGCGAGCGGCTGACCCGGGGCGTCCGGGAGGTCGCCGCCGCGGCCGGGGTCCAGGACCACGTGGTCGTCCGCGGCCGCCCGAGCAACCTGGTGTTCGCGACCCTCGACGAGGATCTGCGGCCGTCGCAGCCGTACCGCACGCTGTTCCTCCGCGAGCTGATCCTCGGCGGCGTGATCGGCCCGTCGTTCGTGGTCAGCAGCGCCCTCACGGACGCGGACATCGACCACACCGTCGAGGTCGTGGCCCGGGCCTGCCGGGTCTACCGCCAGGCCCTCGACTCCGGGAACGTCGAGGCCTTCCTCGGCGGCCGCCCGGTCAAACCCGTCTTCCGACGGTTCGTCTAG
- a CDS encoding glycosyltransferase family A protein, whose translation MTRLSIGLPVYNGADYLRPALDAVLGQTYEDFELVISSNASTDATDDICREYAARDPRIRFYRQERNIGAAPNHDYVFRQSRTELFKWASGDDLWGRDLVARCVELLDQHPDVVLAHTYTAAIDGEDRVIQALPYPLHTDADAAPERLRSMLFDGDLPGAIQADDFYGVMRADVLRKVKPHGSFYHADQVFMAEIALHGRFLQVPEWLYFRRHHDGRALQANPTISSWSRNLDPRRANKLVHPPARLVAEYVLGYFAAVRRAPLTTAERKECNRHIRGWLASRVTRRLPGRSGPPPIEDFGAVDALSVRAVVAGQEGS comes from the coding sequence ATGACCAGGCTGAGCATCGGACTGCCCGTCTACAACGGTGCGGACTACCTGCGTCCCGCCCTCGACGCGGTGCTCGGGCAGACCTACGAGGACTTCGAGCTGGTGATCTCCAGCAACGCCTCGACCGACGCCACCGACGACATCTGCCGCGAGTACGCCGCCCGCGACCCGCGGATCCGGTTCTACCGCCAGGAGCGGAACATCGGCGCCGCCCCGAACCACGACTACGTCTTCCGGCAGAGCCGGACCGAACTGTTCAAGTGGGCCTCCGGCGACGACCTGTGGGGCCGCGACCTGGTCGCCCGTTGCGTGGAGTTGCTGGACCAGCACCCGGACGTGGTTCTCGCCCACACCTACACCGCGGCGATCGACGGCGAGGACAGGGTCATCCAGGCGCTGCCGTACCCGCTGCACACCGACGCCGACGCGGCGCCCGAGCGGCTGCGCAGCATGCTGTTCGACGGCGATCTGCCCGGCGCGATCCAGGCCGACGACTTCTACGGCGTGATGCGGGCCGACGTACTGCGAAAGGTGAAGCCGCACGGCAGCTTCTACCACGCGGACCAGGTGTTCATGGCCGAGATCGCGTTGCACGGACGCTTCCTGCAGGTGCCCGAGTGGCTGTACTTCCGCCGCCACCACGACGGCCGCGCACTGCAGGCCAACCCGACCATCAGCAGCTGGTCGCGCAACCTCGACCCGCGGCGCGCCAACAAGCTCGTCCACCCGCCGGCCCGGCTCGTCGCGGAGTACGTCCTCGGCTACTTCGCCGCTGTCCGCCGGGCACCCTTGACGACCGCTGAGCGGAAGGAATGCAACCGGCACATTCGCGGCTGGCTGGCGAGCCGGGTCACCCGGCGGCTGCCCGGCCGGTCCGGTCCACCGCCGATCGAGGACTTCGGCGCCGTCGACGCCTTGTCGGTGCGCGCCGTGGTGGCCGGCCAGGAAGGGAGTTGA